The following coding sequences lie in one Phycicoccus duodecadis genomic window:
- a CDS encoding MCE family protein yields the protein MRTTPSLVKLIVFVVVTVLATGILAATISNLLPGDKATYKAVFTDVTGLASGQDVRVAGVRVGTVKDITVAKDRVHAEVTFDVLRSTALTRGTAATIKYRNLVGERYIALTQEPGDTGPLPENGTIPLERTHPALDLTVLFNGFKPLFAALSPADVNELSGQIISVLQGEGGDINSLLGQTASLSRALADRDAVIGRTIDNLSTVLGTVEANDTAFRDLLTQLQRFVSGLSQDRAAIGQSLTNINALTADTASLLQAGRPDLKADIANLGDLASTLNEPQNTAAFEKFARTAPGKITTITRTATYGAWFNFYLCRFDVKNLVLPTGPTPGNLGYDVAAARCR from the coding sequence GTGAGGACCACCCCCAGCCTGGTCAAGCTCATCGTGTTCGTCGTGGTCACGGTGCTGGCCACCGGCATCCTGGCCGCGACCATCTCGAACCTGCTGCCGGGCGACAAGGCCACCTACAAGGCGGTGTTCACCGACGTCACCGGGCTCGCCTCGGGCCAGGACGTGCGAGTCGCCGGCGTCCGCGTGGGCACGGTCAAGGACATCACCGTCGCCAAGGACCGGGTCCACGCCGAGGTCACCTTCGACGTCCTGCGCAGCACGGCGCTGACCCGCGGCACCGCCGCCACCATCAAGTACCGCAACCTGGTGGGGGAGCGGTACATCGCCCTCACCCAGGAGCCCGGCGACACCGGGCCGCTCCCCGAGAACGGCACCATCCCGCTGGAGCGCACCCACCCGGCGCTCGACCTGACCGTCCTCTTCAACGGCTTCAAGCCGCTGTTCGCGGCGCTCTCACCGGCCGACGTCAACGAGCTGTCGGGGCAGATCATCTCGGTGCTCCAGGGCGAGGGGGGCGACATCAACTCGCTTCTCGGGCAGACCGCCTCGCTGAGCCGGGCCCTCGCCGACCGCGACGCCGTCATCGGCCGCACCATCGACAACCTCTCGACCGTCCTCGGCACCGTGGAGGCCAACGACACCGCCTTCCGCGACCTGCTGACCCAGCTGCAGCGGTTCGTCTCGGGGCTCTCGCAGGACCGCGCCGCCATCGGGCAGTCGCTGACCAACATCAACGCCCTGACCGCCGACACCGCGAGCCTGCTGCAGGCCGGGCGCCCCGACCTGAAGGCCGACATCGCGAACCTCGGCGACCTGGCGAGCACCCTCAACGAGCCCCAGAACACCGCGGCCTTCGAGAAGTTCGCGCGGACCGCCCCGGGCAAGATCACCACCATCACCCGCACCGCCACGTACGGCGCGTGGTTCAACTTCTACCTCTGCCGCTTCGACGTGAAGAACCTGGTCCTCCCCACGGGTCCGACCCCCGGCAACCTCGGCTACGACGTCGCCGCCGCGAGGTGTCGCTGA
- the rplK gene encoding 50S ribosomal protein L11 — translation MPPKKKVSGYISLQIQAGAATPAPPVGPALGQHGVNIMEFVKAYNAATEHQRGNIIPVVITVFEDRSFTFITKTPPASELIKKAAGVQKGSGEPHKTKAGKLSKDQLREIAETKMPDLNANDVDAAMKIIAGTARQMGIETEL, via the coding sequence ATGCCCCCCAAGAAGAAGGTCTCCGGCTACATCAGCCTGCAGATCCAGGCCGGTGCCGCGACCCCGGCCCCGCCCGTCGGCCCGGCCCTCGGCCAGCACGGCGTCAACATCATGGAGTTCGTCAAGGCGTACAACGCGGCGACCGAGCACCAGCGCGGCAACATCATCCCCGTCGTCATCACGGTCTTCGAGGACCGCTCGTTCACCTTCATCACCAAGACGCCCCCGGCGAGCGAGCTCATCAAGAAGGCGGCCGGTGTCCAGAAGGGCTCGGGCGAGCCGCACAAGACCAAGGCCGGCAAGCTGAGCAAGGACCAGCTCCGCGAGATCGCGGAGACCAAGATGCCCGACCTCAACGCCAACGACGTCGACGCCGCGATGAAGATCATCGCCGGCACCGCCCGGCAGATGGGCATCGAGACCGAACTCTGA
- the secE gene encoding preprotein translocase subunit SecE, whose translation MTDVGQTRTPSRPAKGREQSGNPVSRWFSRLTLFVSQILDELRKVVRPTRAELWQYTLVVIVFVTVMMAFVAGIDFGFSKLIALVLGSGS comes from the coding sequence GTGACTGACGTAGGTCAGACCAGGACCCCCTCCCGCCCCGCCAAGGGCCGGGAGCAGAGCGGCAACCCCGTCTCGCGGTGGTTCTCTCGTCTCACCCTGTTCGTCAGCCAGATCCTCGACGAGCTCCGCAAGGTCGTGCGCCCCACGCGCGCCGAGCTGTGGCAGTACACCCTCGTCGTCATCGTCTTCGTCACCGTGATGATGGCGTTCGTCGCCGGTATCGACTTCGGCTTCAGCAAGCTGATCGCGCTGGTCCTGGGCTCCGGTTCCTGA
- the nusG gene encoding transcription termination/antitermination protein NusG yields MSDQWTDTPDETSTDAPQAPVADATVQEADFAVAHEGAEAGEPVGIETDDQTDDEAGSDVTDAGDEEGAEDEAPIATDTEAGVHEPVTDEDGDVLEGVDPVQAFKDDLAAKFGDWFVIHSYAGYENRVKANLENRTQSLNMEDYIFEVQVPMEEVTEIKGGQRKLVRRVRMPGYVLVRMDLTDESWGAVRHTPGVTGFVGNAHQPVPLTLDEVFGMLKPADLESSAAAAASGGGQAQGAGGTSAVTVVDFEVGESVTVMDGPFETMPATISEINPDTQKLKVLVSIFGRETPVELSFSQVTKL; encoded by the coding sequence GTGTCCGACCAGTGGACCGACACCCCGGACGAGACGTCCACCGACGCCCCGCAGGCTCCGGTCGCCGACGCCACCGTCCAGGAGGCGGACTTCGCCGTCGCGCACGAGGGCGCCGAGGCCGGTGAGCCCGTCGGCATCGAGACCGACGACCAGACCGACGACGAGGCCGGCTCCGACGTGACCGACGCCGGTGACGAGGAGGGCGCGGAGGACGAGGCGCCCATCGCCACCGACACCGAGGCCGGCGTGCACGAGCCCGTCACCGACGAGGACGGCGACGTCCTCGAGGGCGTCGACCCCGTGCAGGCGTTCAAGGACGACCTGGCCGCCAAGTTCGGCGACTGGTTCGTCATCCACTCCTACGCGGGCTACGAGAACCGCGTGAAGGCCAACCTCGAGAACCGCACGCAGTCCCTCAACATGGAGGACTACATCTTCGAGGTCCAGGTGCCGATGGAGGAGGTCACCGAGATCAAGGGCGGGCAGCGCAAACTCGTCCGCCGGGTCCGGATGCCCGGCTACGTCCTCGTGCGCATGGACCTCACCGACGAGTCCTGGGGCGCCGTGCGCCACACCCCCGGCGTCACCGGCTTCGTCGGCAACGCCCACCAGCCGGTCCCGCTGACCCTCGACGAGGTCTTCGGGATGCTCAAGCCCGCCGACCTCGAGTCCTCGGCCGCCGCCGCGGCCTCCGGGGGCGGGCAGGCGCAGGGCGCCGGCGGCACCTCCGCGGTCACCGTCGTCGACTTCGAGGTCGGCGAGTCGGTCACCGTCATGGACGGGCCGTTCGAGACCATGCCGGCCACGATCTCCGAGATCAACCCCGACACCCAGAAGCTCAAGGTGCTCGTCTCCATCTTCGGCCGGGAGACCCCGGTCGAGCTCTCCTTCAGTCAGGTCACCAAGCTCTGA
- the rplJ gene encoding 50S ribosomal protein L10 has product MSRADKTAAVAELSEKFKSSNAAVLTEYRGLSVKQLTELRNSLRGNATYAVVKNTLTELAAKDAGVTAFDGQLVGPTAIAFVEGDPVEAAKGLRDFAKANPLLVIKGGVLEGKTLSAAEITKLADLESREVLLAKLAGAMNASLSQAVYLFAAPLAQAARAVEALRAKVESEGPVAGSDAPAAEDTPAEAPAAEATDVAEGGGPGPSA; this is encoded by the coding sequence ATGTCACGTGCCGACAAGACGGCAGCCGTTGCCGAGCTCTCCGAGAAGTTCAAGAGCTCCAACGCCGCCGTCCTCACGGAGTACCGGGGACTCTCGGTGAAGCAGCTCACCGAGCTGCGCAACTCCCTGCGTGGCAACGCGACCTACGCCGTGGTCAAGAACACGCTGACCGAGCTCGCCGCCAAGGACGCCGGGGTGACCGCGTTCGACGGTCAGCTCGTCGGACCGACCGCCATCGCCTTCGTCGAGGGCGACCCGGTCGAGGCGGCCAAGGGTCTGCGTGACTTCGCCAAGGCCAACCCCCTCCTGGTGATCAAGGGCGGCGTGCTCGAGGGCAAGACCCTCTCCGCCGCGGAGATCACCAAGCTCGCGGACCTCGAGTCCCGCGAGGTGCTCCTGGCCAAGCTGGCCGGCGCCATGAACGCGTCGCTCAGCCAGGCCGTCTACCTCTTCGCCGCTCCGCTCGCCCAGGCCGCTCGCGCGGTCGAGGCCCTGCGGGCGAAGGTCGAGTCGGAGGGTCCGGTCGCCGGGTCCGACGCCCCGGCCGCCGAGGACACCCCTGCCGAGGCCCCCGCGGCCGAGGCCACCGACGTCGCCGAGGGTGGCGGCCCGGGCCCCAGCGCGTAG
- a CDS encoding MCE family protein yields MTGGFLGGLRSRSYGIAFLLVVAVLLTLSIAAFNKVFTDVVTVTLKTDRIGSQLQESSDVKIRGLIVGEVRAIEAGPQGATLTLALDPARTSLIPAAVSARLLPKTLFGERYVDLVTPPGDPGRPIREGDVIPQDRSSVAIELERVFDQLLPLLRTVRPEKLAATLNALATALDGRGYTLGQNLVLVNRYFTALNPQMPLIQADISGLADLASTYAVAAPNLLRALDALRTTNATIVEKKDQLAGFLAGTAGFANTTAEFLEQNDDRIIQVGRVQRPTLAVLAKHAPIYPCLASGLVNWLPRIRGAFSGAQFHITLETPPQRQGYRPGQEPAWNDDRGPTCYDLPSPRSSQAHPRGAVTFADGTGGGSRSALPSALLAPTGLAVPSVDSGLAGTAEEQQVVAIALAPEGGGEPSALTTLLAGPMLRGRVVNQ; encoded by the coding sequence ATGACGGGGGGCTTCCTGGGCGGTCTGCGCTCGCGCTCCTACGGGATCGCGTTCCTGCTCGTCGTCGCCGTGCTGCTGACGCTCTCGATCGCGGCCTTCAACAAGGTCTTCACCGACGTCGTCACCGTCACCCTGAAGACCGACCGCATCGGCAGCCAGCTCCAGGAGTCCTCCGACGTCAAGATCCGCGGCCTCATCGTCGGCGAGGTCCGCGCCATCGAGGCCGGTCCCCAGGGCGCCACCCTGACCCTCGCGCTGGACCCGGCCCGCACGTCGCTCATCCCGGCCGCGGTCAGCGCCCGGCTGCTGCCCAAGACCCTGTTCGGCGAGCGCTACGTCGACCTCGTGACGCCTCCGGGCGACCCGGGGCGGCCCATCCGCGAGGGCGACGTGATCCCGCAGGACCGCAGCAGCGTGGCCATCGAGCTCGAGCGGGTCTTCGACCAGCTGCTGCCGCTGCTGCGCACCGTCCGGCCCGAGAAGCTCGCCGCCACCCTCAACGCGCTGGCGACGGCCCTCGACGGCCGGGGCTACACGCTGGGCCAGAACCTCGTCCTGGTCAACCGGTACTTCACCGCGCTGAACCCCCAGATGCCGCTGATCCAGGCCGACATCAGCGGCCTCGCCGACCTCGCCAGCACCTACGCCGTGGCCGCCCCCAACCTGTTGCGCGCCCTCGACGCGTTGCGCACCACCAATGCCACCATCGTCGAGAAGAAGGACCAGCTGGCGGGCTTCCTGGCCGGGACGGCCGGCTTCGCCAACACCACCGCCGAGTTCCTCGAGCAGAACGACGACCGCATCATCCAGGTCGGGCGCGTGCAGCGCCCGACGCTGGCGGTGCTGGCCAAGCACGCGCCGATCTACCCCTGCCTGGCGTCCGGCCTGGTCAACTGGCTGCCGCGCATCCGCGGCGCGTTCTCGGGCGCCCAGTTCCACATCACGCTCGAGACCCCGCCCCAGCGTCAGGGCTACCGCCCCGGCCAGGAGCCGGCCTGGAACGACGACCGCGGGCCCACCTGCTACGACCTGCCGAGCCCGCGGAGCAGCCAGGCCCACCCGCGCGGTGCGGTGACCTTCGCCGACGGCACCGGCGGCGGCTCGCGCTCGGCCCTGCCGTCGGCCCTGCTCGCCCCCACCGGGCTGGCGGTGCCAAGCGTCGACTCCGGCCTGGCCGGCACCGCCGAGGAGCAGCAGGTCGTCGCCATCGCGCTCGCGCCCGAGGGGGGCGGCGAGCCGTCGGCCCTCACCACGCTGCTGGCCGGCCCGATGCTGCGCGGGAGGGTGGTCAACCAGTGA
- the rplL gene encoding 50S ribosomal protein L7/L12 — translation MAKLSTDELLEAFKEMTLIELSEFVKQFEDTFNVTAAAPVAVAGAAAPAGGGDAEAPAEQDEFDVVLEAAGDKKIAVIKEVRALTSLGLKEAKDLVDGAPKAVLEKVDKAAAEKAKEQLEGAGATVTLK, via the coding sequence ATGGCCAAGCTCAGCACCGACGAGCTCCTTGAGGCCTTCAAGGAGATGACCCTCATCGAGCTCTCCGAGTTCGTCAAGCAGTTCGAGGACACCTTCAACGTCACCGCCGCCGCGCCCGTCGCGGTCGCCGGTGCCGCTGCCCCGGCCGGTGGCGGCGACGCCGAGGCCCCCGCCGAGCAGGACGAGTTCGACGTCGTCCTCGAGGCTGCCGGCGACAAGAAGATCGCCGTCATCAAGGAGGTCCGCGCGCTGACCTCCCTCGGCCTCAAGGAGGCCAAGGACCTCGTCGACGGCGCCCCCAAGGCCGTCCTCGAGAAGGTCGACAAGGCTGCGGCCGAGAAGGCCAAGGAGCAGCTCGAGGGCGCCGGCGCCACCGTCACCCTCAAGTGA
- the rplA gene encoding 50S ribosomal protein L1: MKRSKAYRAAAEKIDADALYSPLDAVRLAKEAASAKYDETVEVAFRLGVDPRKADQMVRGTVNLPHGTGKTARVLVFATGDRAEAATEAGADFVGSDDMIEKVSGGWLDFDAVVATPDLMGKVGRLGKVLGPRGLMPNPKTGTVTMDTAKAVTDIKGGKIEFRVDKHANLHFIIGKASFDTLALVENYATALEEVLRLKPAASKGRYITKATLSTTMGPGIPLDASKTRNLTEDAVDA; the protein is encoded by the coding sequence ATGAAGCGCAGCAAGGCCTACCGCGCCGCCGCCGAGAAGATCGACGCCGACGCCCTGTACAGCCCCCTCGACGCCGTCCGCCTCGCGAAGGAGGCCGCGTCGGCCAAGTACGACGAGACCGTCGAGGTCGCGTTCCGTCTCGGTGTCGACCCCCGCAAGGCCGACCAGATGGTGCGCGGCACCGTCAACCTCCCGCACGGCACGGGCAAGACCGCCCGCGTCCTGGTCTTCGCGACCGGTGACAGGGCCGAGGCGGCCACCGAGGCCGGCGCCGACTTCGTCGGGTCCGACGACATGATCGAGAAGGTCTCCGGCGGCTGGCTCGACTTCGACGCCGTCGTCGCCACCCCCGACCTGATGGGCAAGGTCGGTCGTCTGGGCAAGGTGCTGGGCCCGCGCGGCCTCATGCCGAACCCGAAGACCGGCACGGTCACGATGGACACGGCCAAGGCCGTGACCGACATCAAGGGCGGCAAGATCGAGTTCCGCGTCGACAAGCACGCGAACCTGCACTTCATCATCGGCAAGGCGTCCTTCGACACCTTGGCCCTGGTCGAGAACTACGCGACCGCCCTCGAGGAGGTCCTCCGGCTCAAGCCGGCCGCCTCCAAGGGCCGCTACATCACCAAGGCGACGCTGTCGACCACGATGGGCCCGGGCATCCCGCTGGACGCCAGCAAGACCCGCAACCTCACCGAGGACGCCGTCGACGCCTGA
- a CDS encoding MlaE family ABC transporter permease encodes MPNLAAAVQAPLRLLDALSEQMRFYVRSIGWVPRTLTRYRGEVVRLLAEVSLGSGALTVIGGTVGVLSFLAFFTGSQVGLQGFSSLDQLGTGAFAGFVSAYLNTREIAPLVAGLALAATVGCGFTAQLGAMRISEEVDALEVMGIPSLPFLVTTRMIAGFVAVIPLYVLGLLSSYAATRFIVTGYFGQSTGTYDHYFHLFLPPQDILWSFAKVLIFAVVIIGIHCYYGYTASGGPAGVGVAVGRAVRTSIVAINVVDFFVSLAIWGATTTVRIAG; translated from the coding sequence ATGCCGAACCTCGCCGCCGCCGTCCAGGCCCCGCTGCGCCTGCTCGACGCCCTCAGCGAGCAGATGCGCTTCTACGTGCGCTCGATCGGCTGGGTGCCGCGCACCCTGACCCGCTACCGCGGCGAGGTCGTGCGGCTGCTGGCCGAGGTCTCCCTCGGCAGTGGTGCGCTCACCGTCATCGGCGGCACGGTGGGGGTCCTGTCGTTCCTGGCGTTCTTCACCGGCTCGCAGGTGGGCCTGCAGGGCTTCAGCTCGCTCGACCAGCTCGGCACCGGCGCCTTCGCGGGCTTCGTGTCGGCCTACCTCAACACCCGCGAGATCGCCCCCCTGGTGGCCGGGCTGGCCCTGGCGGCCACCGTGGGCTGCGGCTTCACGGCCCAGCTCGGGGCGATGCGGATCAGCGAGGAGGTCGACGCCCTCGAGGTCATGGGCATCCCGAGCCTGCCGTTCCTCGTGACGACCCGGATGATCGCCGGCTTCGTGGCGGTCATCCCGCTGTACGTCCTGGGGCTGCTCTCGTCCTACGCGGCCACCCGGTTCATCGTCACCGGCTACTTCGGGCAGTCGACCGGCACCTACGACCACTACTTCCACCTGTTCCTGCCCCCGCAGGACATCCTCTGGTCGTTCGCGAAGGTGCTGATCTTCGCGGTCGTGATCATCGGCATCCACTGCTACTACGGCTACACCGCCAGCGGTGGGCCCGCCGGGGTCGGGGTGGCCGTGGGCCGCGCCGTGCGTACCTCGATCGTGGCCATCAACGTCGTCGACTTCTTCGTCAGCCTGGCCATCTGGGGCGCCACCACCACGGTGAGGATCGCGGGATGA
- a CDS encoding MlaE family ABC transporter permease — translation MTVVSNGLRQAGSFFGLVVDVAKAAPRRPFQLREFIQQAWFVASVTIVPTALVSIPFGAVIALQLGTLTRQLGAQSFTGAASVLAVVREASPLVTALLVAGAGGSAICADLGSRKIREEIDALEVLGISPIQRLVVPRVLATMLVAALLNGLVSVVGVAGGYVFNVLVQGGTPGAYLASFTALAQLADLVTSEIKALIFGALAALVASYKGLTAGGGPKGVGDAVNQSVVITFMFLFVVNFVISAVYFQVVPQKI, via the coding sequence ATGACGGTGGTGTCCAACGGCCTGCGCCAGGCGGGCTCGTTCTTCGGGCTCGTGGTCGACGTCGCCAAGGCGGCTCCGCGGCGCCCGTTCCAGCTGCGCGAGTTCATCCAGCAGGCCTGGTTCGTCGCCTCCGTGACGATCGTGCCCACGGCGCTGGTCTCCATCCCGTTCGGCGCCGTCATCGCCCTCCAGCTCGGCACCCTGACCCGCCAGCTCGGCGCCCAGTCCTTCACGGGCGCGGCCTCGGTGCTGGCCGTGGTGCGCGAGGCCTCCCCGCTGGTCACCGCGCTGCTGGTCGCGGGTGCGGGCGGCTCGGCCATCTGCGCCGACCTCGGCTCCCGCAAGATCCGTGAGGAGATCGACGCGCTCGAGGTGCTCGGCATCAGCCCCATCCAGCGCCTCGTCGTGCCCCGCGTGCTGGCCACCATGCTCGTCGCCGCCCTCCTCAACGGTCTGGTCTCGGTCGTGGGCGTGGCCGGGGGCTACGTCTTCAACGTCCTGGTGCAGGGCGGCACCCCCGGCGCCTACCTCGCGTCGTTCACCGCGCTCGCCCAGCTGGCCGACCTCGTCACCTCCGAGATCAAGGCCCTGATCTTCGGCGCCCTCGCGGCGCTGGTGGCCTCCTACAAGGGGCTCACGGCGGGGGGCGGCCCCAAGGGGGTCGGCGACGCCGTCAACCAGAGCGTCGTCATCACCTTCATGTTCCTGTTCGTCGTCAACTTCGTCATCAGCGCCGTGTACTTCCAAGTCGTCCCGCAGAAGATCTGA
- a CDS encoding MCE family protein, giving the protein MARIVRPPKDRNTLRFGIAGLAVIAVLMVLAFNASRLPFLGGGPAYSAAFTEAGGLRDGDDVRIAGVKVGDVTGVDLEGSHVRVDFRITGDVSFGPQTAASVRIKTLLGAKYVALEPRGTGQLKEGSQIPLERTVSSYDVISAFSDLTKTTERIDTDQLARSLDVLATEFKDTPANVRTALDGLSRLSRTVASRDEKLRELLRSANTVTGTVAEQNAAIDRLMQDADLLLVELEKRREAIHTLFTNTSALAQQITGLVRDNRAELGPALAQLKGVLATLQKHEADLQATIEAMAPFTRVFANTLGTGRWFDTYIQNLTVPVGSVGR; this is encoded by the coding sequence ATGGCCCGCATCGTGCGTCCGCCCAAGGACCGCAACACCCTGCGCTTCGGCATCGCCGGGCTGGCGGTCATCGCCGTGCTCATGGTGCTGGCGTTCAACGCCTCCCGGCTGCCCTTCCTCGGGGGTGGCCCCGCCTACAGCGCGGCCTTCACCGAGGCCGGCGGCCTGCGCGACGGTGACGACGTGCGCATCGCCGGGGTCAAGGTCGGCGATGTCACCGGCGTCGACCTCGAGGGCTCGCACGTGCGCGTCGACTTCCGCATCACCGGCGACGTGAGCTTCGGCCCCCAGACCGCCGCCTCCGTGCGCATCAAGACCCTGCTCGGCGCGAAGTACGTGGCCCTCGAGCCGCGCGGCACCGGGCAGCTGAAGGAGGGGAGCCAGATCCCGCTCGAGCGCACCGTCTCGTCCTACGACGTGATCAGCGCCTTCTCCGACCTCACGAAGACCACCGAGCGCATCGACACCGACCAGCTGGCCCGCTCGCTCGACGTCCTGGCCACCGAGTTCAAGGACACCCCGGCCAACGTCCGCACCGCCCTCGACGGCCTCAGCCGCCTCTCGCGCACCGTGGCGAGCCGCGACGAGAAGCTGCGCGAGCTGCTGCGCTCGGCCAACACCGTCACCGGCACCGTCGCCGAACAGAACGCCGCGATCGACCGGCTGATGCAGGATGCCGACCTGCTGCTGGTCGAGCTCGAGAAGCGGCGTGAGGCCATCCACACCCTCTTCACGAACACCAGCGCGCTGGCCCAGCAGATCACCGGCCTGGTGCGCGACAACCGCGCCGAGCTGGGCCCGGCCCTGGCTCAGCTGAAGGGTGTGCTGGCCACCCTGCAGAAGCACGAGGCCGACCTGCAGGCCACCATCGAGGCGATGGCGCCGTTCACCCGGGTCTTCGCCAACACCCTGGGTACCGGGCGCTGGTTCGACACCTACATCCAGAACCTCACCGTCCCGGTCGGGTCGGTGGGCCGATGA
- a CDS encoding ABC transporter ATP-binding protein: MTTDGRRVDMGVEIAVSGLTKQFGSQLIWDDVTLTLPAGEISVLLGPSGTGKSVFLKTLVGLIRPEKGSILIEGQDIVRLRGDDLYEIRKLFGVLFQDGALFGSMTLFDNVAFPLREHTRKSEKEVAAIVHEKMDLVGLTGAEKKLPGEISGGMRKRAGLARALVLDPEILLIDEPDSGLDPVRTSYINQLFVDLNAQIDATFLIVTHDINTARTVPDNIGLLYHKHLAMFGPREMLLSSEEPVVRQFLNAQTVGPIGMSEEKDAEELAAESGQELPPLPPIPLQLPTSDRTPRRAERGAGVWCRDNGITPPPGSFASTTAGVPGVRHGVGA; encoded by the coding sequence ATGACCACGGACGGCAGAAGGGTCGACATGGGTGTCGAGATCGCGGTGAGCGGGCTGACCAAGCAGTTCGGCAGCCAGCTCATCTGGGACGACGTCACCCTCACCCTCCCGGCGGGCGAGATCAGTGTCCTGCTGGGCCCGTCGGGCACCGGCAAGTCGGTCTTCCTCAAGACCCTGGTCGGCCTGATCCGCCCCGAGAAGGGCTCGATCCTGATCGAGGGCCAGGACATCGTCCGGCTCCGCGGCGACGACCTCTACGAGATCCGCAAGCTGTTCGGCGTGCTGTTCCAGGACGGCGCCCTCTTCGGCTCGATGACCCTCTTCGACAACGTCGCCTTCCCGCTGCGCGAGCACACCCGCAAGAGCGAGAAGGAGGTCGCCGCCATCGTCCACGAGAAGATGGACCTCGTCGGCCTCACCGGAGCCGAGAAGAAGCTCCCCGGCGAGATCTCGGGCGGGATGCGCAAGCGCGCCGGGCTGGCCCGTGCCCTGGTCCTCGACCCCGAGATCCTGCTCATCGACGAGCCCGACTCGGGCCTGGACCCGGTGCGCACCAGCTACATCAACCAGCTGTTCGTCGACCTCAACGCCCAGATCGACGCGACCTTCCTCATCGTCACCCACGACATCAACACCGCCCGCACCGTGCCCGACAACATCGGCCTGCTCTACCACAAGCACCTGGCCATGTTCGGGCCCCGCGAGATGCTGCTGTCGTCGGAGGAGCCGGTGGTCCGCCAGTTCCTCAACGCCCAGACCGTCGGCCCCATCGGGATGTCGGAGGAGAAGGACGCCGAGGAGCTCGCCGCCGAGTCCGGCCAGGAGCTGCCCCCACTGCCCCCCATCCCGCTGCAGCTGCCGACCAGCGACCGCACCCCCCGTCGGGCCGAGCGCGGCGCGGGCGTCTGGTGCCGCGACAACGGCATCACCCCGCCGCCCGGCAGCTTCGCCTCGACCACCGCGGGGGTCCCCGGTGTCCGGCACGGGGTGGGCGCATGA